ATCAACGTAGGCAGAGTAGGCGTCGATGCCGCCGGTGATGTTTTTGACGTTGGTGAAGCCCTGGTGCAGGAGCCACTGACACATCTGGGCGGAGCGGACGCCGTGATGGCACAGGACGCAGGTTTCTTTGTCGGCGTCGAAGCGATCGCGAATTTGGCTGGCCCAAGCCTCGTATTGGCTCAAAGGCAAATTCTCAAAGCCTTCTAGACGGGCGATCGCGATCTCCTGGGGCTCGCGCACGTCAATAAATTGGCGATCGCTCGTTTCGTCGCTCAGGTAGGTGGCCAAGGTGGCGACGTCAATGGCGGGTAAAGCAGCAAAGGTCATGGCGCATCAACACAGCTTGGAAGGGTGTGATTATTTTGAACCACAAAAGACCGAGACAACCAGTTCTCTGAAAACCTACGCTGTCAGCGATATAGCTGCTGATTGGGAAACGCGATTTCGAAAGCGGTTGCCGTAGCTGCGACGCAGCGATCGCAGATGGATAGCCAGAGCCGAAAACTCAACTCGACCCAAGGGTTTGCCAGCCTGGATTTCGAGAGGCTGAGCCGCCTGATAGCTCAGCGTCACGGTCAGTTCTCCCGAATCTTGCACCGTCAGCGCCTCGACACTCAGCCCTTGCCCCACGAGCGCATCCACCAGCCGAAATCCGAGGGGCGATCGCACGCCTTGCAGCGCAAAGCCCAGGCCACAGGTCAGGGAATCGCCGGGCTCTAGGACAACCGTTTCCTGCGATCGCAGGGCTGGAGCCTCCTGGGCCGTCGACCCCTGCCAAAAATGCCGGGTCGTCCAGCAAGCAATCGACACAGGCACCACCGTCGCTGCTGTCGCATCGGCCGAGCTGGGCACCTGGACAACGGGAGGCCGATAGAGGTGAGGCAGAGGCAGGAGGCGAACGTCCTGGGACGGCTCGGGCGGCTTTTCTGGGAGCGGTTCGGGCGCTGCTTCGGTCTCTAGCACCATGAAATCTTGATCACAGAGGGTCGTCAGGGCCTGGGTTGCCGCCTGCCAGTGCGACAGGCGTGATGCGGTCTGTACCGCCTCGTTCACCGAGAAAATCCGCCGCGATGATTGCCCACTGTCGGCTTCCTGAGGCTGGCGACGGTCCGACAAATAGTCACGAACCAGGCGCTGACGGTTTTCCATGTACTGCGCCCACAGCCCCGGAAAGGCTTCGTCCAGGGTTTGGGCCATAGACCAAATTTCGAGGGCCATCAGGTCGTGGAGGGTTTGATCCGCAGTTTGCAGGTCTCCCAGCATTTCTAGAAATCCTTGGGGCCAGTCAGACAGGAAATCGGGTGCAGTCGAAGGATGAGCAGCTTTCATGGCGCGATCGCCTCTATGGGTCTCTCCCTCTAGCCTCCCCTGCAAACGCGATCGCGGCTTCAAACAGCACCTGAATTTATCAAGTCTTTACGGAGGAGCCGAGGGCAAAACGCCGAAGTTTCAAACGCGGGCCGCTGAAAATTCCTCGATATAGCAAAGCGTCAGAGATGGAGGGCGATCGCCCTCTATCTCTGACGCCTAGCGCTGATTCAAGCTGGTTTGAAACCTGGGGCCTAGGAGGCCGAAGGCGTCGGCGCTCCCGGGATTGTCACATCCAGAGTCTCCACCGGCACATCTAGGCTCTCCAGCGTGGGCTGAATGTCCTCCCGCTTGCCCACCACCAGGGTCACCAGCTGATCGGGCTTCAGGTACTTCTCAGCCACTCGCTGCACGTCCTCAACCGTCGTCGCCTCGACCTGCTGCTTGTACCGGAAAATAAAGTCCTCCGGGTAGTCAAAGTAGGCGTAGCGCATGATCCGGCTGAGGATTTCCTCCGGGCTCTCGAAGTTGAACACAAAGGAGTTGAGCACGGAGTCCTTGGCGTAGGCCAGCTCGACATCCGAGACCGGCGCAGTGCGAATGCGATCGATTTCCGACTGCACCGACCGAATGAAAGGCACCGTAGCCTCTGAGCGCGTCTGGCCCCCCGCAATGAAAATGCCGGGGTGGTTGTGGCGCGGGCTCCAGAACCCAAACACGCTGTAGGCCAAGCCCTGGCGCGATCGCACCTCATTGAACAAGCGCCCGCCAAAGCCATTGAGCACGCTGTTCATCACGCTGAGGGCCGGATAGTCTGGGTCGTTGAACTGACCGCCCAAGTGTCCCAGGTAGATGTAGCTCTGGGTGAGCTGGGGCTGGTTGACAAAGAACACTCCGCCAGTCTCCGCCTGGTTAATCTGGGGCGGCGGCGGCAGCTTTGCGCGAGACGGCGATCGCCATTTGCCAAACTTGGCTTCCACCAGCGATCGCATTTCTCGACTATCAAAGTCCCCAGAAATTCCCAAAATCAGGTTCTGAGGCTGAAAAGACTGCCGATAAAACTGCTCCAAATCCGTCAGAGCAATGTTTTCGAGAGTTGCATACTCCACCGTCCGCGCATAGGGATTCTCGCGACCGTAGATCAGCTTTTGGAACTCGCGATTGGCAATGCCATCTGGGTCATCGTTGCGCCGCGCAATGCCGCCGCGCCGCTGAGTCTTCGCTAGATCCAGTTTTTCCTGAGCAAAGACCGGCTCCTGGAGCACCTCAGCAAACAGCCCAAACACCAGATCGAGGTCTTCGCTCAGCGTGTTGAAGCTGGCTGTGCCAAAGTCTTCGCCAATGGCGGTTTCGACAAAGGCCGATCGCTGCTCGAGGAGCTGGTTGAGCTCATCGGCACTGTGGCTGCGGGTGCCGCTGGTGCGCATCACCTCCGCCGTCAGATCCGCCAGACCGACTTTGTTTGCCGGTTCCCAGCGGCTGCCGGTGCGCACATAGGCCTCTCCAGACACCAGGGGCAACTCGTGGTCTTCCATCAGGTAGACCGTCAAGCCGTTGCGCAGCTGGAACTGGCTGTAGTCAGGGACTTGAATATCAGGCAGTGCCGGAAAGGTCAGCTCGGTATAGTGTTTGGCGGTCTGGGCAGCGGCGGGCGATCGCGAAGCGGTCACCAGCAGCAGCAAAGCCACCAAGGTACTCAGCCCCAGACGGCGCAGCCAGCGGCGCTGGCGAGCCGAAAACACATGGTTCATAGCGGTCAAAAACGCCTGAATTCGAATCTGCAAAGAGTTCATCGCTCCATCCTCCGGCCTAGGAGGCATCCCCAGAAGGAGCAGAATCCCCTTCTGGTGGAGCCGTGGGCAGAATGCGTCCGATGGTGCGGTTTTCGGGGGAGAAGGTTGCCTGGGCCACTCGCTGAATGTCTTCGGCGGTGACAGCGGCGATCGCGTCGAGATCCTTAAACAGGTTCTGCCAGCTGCCGGTCTTCACCTCATACTCCACCAGCGACATCGCCATGCCCATATTCGAGTCGAGCGATCGCAGCAAACCGGCTCGGGCCTGATTTTTGACCCGCTCCAGCTCCATCTGGGACACCGGCTCCGACTTCAGACGCTCGATCTCGCTTTGGAGCGCCGATGCCACCTCATCCACCGTGTGATTGGGTGCCGTCAGCGCATAAAACAGCATCAAGTTCGGATACTTGTCTCCCGGGAAACCGCTAAAGCCCTGGGCCGTCAGCGCCAGCTGCTGAGTTTCCACCAGAGACTTGTACAGCCGCGACGTCCGGCCATCGCTGAGGATGCTGCCGATCATTTGGTAGATCACGTTGTCGGGATGATCGATCGCGGGGCGGTGATAGGCCTCCAGGTACCACGGCTGAGACGCCAGCTCCAGCGTCACCTCCCGCGGCTCTTGCTGAGGCGGCTCTACTACTGTCAGCTTCGGCGGTGCAGGACGCTTGGGATAGCGCCCAAAATAGGTCTCGGCCAGCTGCTTGACAGTCGCGGGATCCACGTCGCCCACAACGGCGATCGTCAAGTTGCTAGGCACATAGTAGGTGTCAAAAAAGGCTCGCACATCCTCACGCTCGAGATTCCGAATGTCCTCGGAATAGCCGATCACCGGCCGCTTATAGGGATGCGTTGTGTAGGCCGTGTCCAGCAGCGCCTCGATCATCTGGCCGATCGGCGAGTTGTCGGTCCGCAGCCGCCGCTCCTCCAGGATGACCTCCTGCTCCTCGTAGAACTCGCGGAACACCGGCTCCAAGAAGCGCTCCGACTCCAGAGACATCCACAGCTCCAGCTTGTTGGACGGGAAGCTGTAGAAATAGCGAGTCGCGTCGGTCGAGGTGGTTGCGTTGAGGCCGACTCCCCCCGCTTGCTCGACGATCTGGCCATACTCGTTCTGGACCACGTAGCTGCTGGCTTCTTTTTTCAGCTCGTCAAACTGCGCCTTGAGCTGGGTAACCCGCTCTGCCTGTCCCGCAGCTTCGGCAGTTTCGATCTGTTGATGAATCTCGTCGAGGCGATCGAGGAGTTTGGCCTCCGCCTCGTAGTTGCGCGTCCCGATGCGCTGAGTCCCCTTGAAAGCCAGGTGCTCTAGAAAGTGGGCCACGCCGGTTTTGCCGTCCGGCTCATTCGCACCGCCCACGTCGGCATAGGTCAAGAAGGAAACGACCGGTGCTTGGTGACGCTCTAGGACAATGAACTGGAGGCCATTGTCGAGGCGAAACTCGGTGATCTGATCAATGACGCGATCGAGGTAGGGCTGGGTCGAAGGGGGCGTCTGGGTCGCCGAGGCGTCCCGAGCCCAAGCCGGCGCAAGGCCAGCGCCCCAGCTCAGAGCGACGATCAGAAACAGCGCGATCGCCTTTTGGCCAAAATGAAAGAAAAACCGCCACTGGCCCCCTTGAGCAGCTTTTGCCCAGGGGCGTGACGCAGAATGACAGGACTGACTCATAGAAATCCGTACAAGCAGCACTGATCCCAGAATAAAGAGTTTCAGCCCGTTTCTGGAATTTTCGTCTCGTCTTCCCCTATCCCTTGGGGAGTCTGCACCCCTCTGGCCGAGTCGTTCCCCGATCCAATTTGGGTGGCCAACAGCGCTAATGGGGTCTTCGATGTCCTGAGCGGGAAGCGTTGTGCATCCCGGGAAAACCCCGGTCCAGGGGCGATCGCCCCGGTGAGGGACCGTATGGATTTGGGAGGTCAGCGATGCTGGGGGCTGAGGGAGGTGCCTGAAGCGGATGAGGGCACAGCTCAGCCCCCGAGTCACAGCCATTGCAGGCTGGCCTCCTGGAGTTGAAATCTTTAAATCCTTTTGTCTTGCCGCCTCTAGAAGGCCTTCGTTCAGCGCTCTAGATGGGGTCTAGGGGGCGACTCTACTGGTGGTGATGACCGGGGAGATACTGCTGGCGGTAGAACGTGTAGGAGTCGAAAAGGGCTCCCACCAAGCCGCAGGTCAGGCCAATGGTCAGCGCTCCGTGCAGCGGTTGACCGCTCCCAAAAACCGCCAAAAAGCTCAAAATCTGCTCACTAAGCAGCTGGCTAATGCCTCCGAGTCCCGGAACTGCAGTCAGCAGCGAGAGTCCTGCTAGGAGTCCTCCCAGCATCAGCAAGGGAACGACAAACGCTAGCAGCATCGTCAGAAGGAGCGATCGCAGAAAACAGGGCAGATTGTTCATAACAGAACGGAGCCGTGGTAGGACAAAGGCAGGCATCAGGAGCTTGCGTTGTCTCTACGATAGGAGCGATCGCCCTTGCTCATCAGCCCCCTTCAAGATTCTTAAATCATCCTTAAGATTCCTTCTTCAATTTTTGTGAAAAAATTTCTTTGCTGCCGCAACACTTGCAGCGCCCCAGCCCGATCGCTCAAGCTGCCCTCTCAGCAAAAGATCTGGCAAAATCTCAGTATTCTGGGGAAGCCCTGGCCAAACCTCCCTGGAGCGATCGCCAGCAAAGGCCAAAACACTTTGTTAGAAACTTCTCAGCATTCCCTCGCCATCTCACTGATTCTCACTGATTAGGTAGGTTACGCATCTTGAGTCAAACCAGTTCTCGCTCAAGCCTCGGACTCTGGACCCAGCGGCTGATCGCCGCTATTTTCCTGGCAGGCCAAGTTGTTTTGCATCTGGTTCAAGGGCGCATCCACCGACGCAACACCCTTGAGCAGATGGTGCTGGTAGGCCCCGATTCGTTGCTGATTGCGCTGGTCACTGCCACCTTTGTGGGCGCGGTTTTTACGATTCAGGTTGCCCGAGAATTTATCAACTTTGGGGCGACTTCTGCCGTAGGCGGGGTGTTGGCGGTGGCGCTGCTGCGCGAGCTTGCACCCGTTTTGACCGCCGTCGTGATCGCGGGACGGGTGGGCTCGGCTTTCGCCGCCGAGATCGGCACCATGTGCGTCACCGAGCAGATCGACGCGCTCCAGATGCTGCGCACCGACCCCGTAGATTATTTGGTGATTCCGCGGGTGATTGCCTGCTCCCTCATGCTGCCCTTGCTGACGATCCTGTGCTTCATCACGGGGATGGCCGGGGGCATGATCGTCGTCACGACCATCTATGACATTCCCAGCCGCGTCTTTTTGGACTCTGCGCGCAACTTTTTGGCGGTCTGGGACCTCGTCAGCGCCATGCTAAAGGCTTTGGTGTTTGGTGCACTGATCGCCGTGATCGGCACCAGCTGGGGCCTGACCACCACCGGCGGGGCCAAGGGCGTGGGCCAGTCCACCACAACAGCTGTTGTGACGGCGCTGCTGGCAATTTTTATCTCTAACTTTTTCTTGTCCTGGGCGATGTTTCGGGGGCTCGGAAACGCCGTCCTCAACAACCTCTAGGCCCGTTTGCCGAGACTCCAGCAACCCCGAAACCCTCGGCCGGCGATCGCCCAAACTCCCCAGACAGAAGTTCTTAGAATAGATGAGACAGATATTTACATTCTTTGAGTAAGGATTTTTTGAATTGTGACGGTTACTAACCCTGTTTCTTCCGAAAAGGTCACAGAGCTCGCGCCAAGCTATCGCATTCCCCTCACGCTGATTGGGGCGGCGCTTCCTTTGGCGATCGCCCAGCCCTTTGCTGGCGTTCCGGTGACGCTGTTTGGCCTTTTTCTGCTGCTGCAAACGGTGACGCTGCGTCTTCTGTTTACAGAGACGGCCCTAGACATTTACCGGTCCGAAACGCTGATTCGGCGGTTTCCCTACGCTGAGTGGCAAAACTGGGAAATTTTTTGGAGCAAGGTGCCGATTTTGTTCTACTTCAAAGAAGTGAAAAGTATTCACTTTTTGCCGATCATTTTCGATCCTAAGGCCCTCAGAAGCTGCCTTGAGACCCACTGTCCTCGCAACTCTGGCAGCTGATGTCTGGGGATCTGTGCTTGAATGATCCTCACGTGTTCGCTGTGTGCCGACGATCCTGACGACGATATCCCATGAATTCTGACGCATTTCCCCCCTCTGACTCTGGCCAATCGATCCCCTCTGGCGCTGACCAGCCCGAGGGGACTCCGGGACAGGAGCTCGCCCACGGAGAAGTCCGGGAGCTAGAGCGCCGGATCGCGGATCTGCGGCGCCAGGAAGAGCGCCTGCGCAAAGAGGTGGCTGATCTGCAGGCGACCTACGACCGGACGCTCAGAGAGCAGATGGTGCAGGCCCAGATGATGATGGGGCAGGTGGTGCAGGAAGGGCTGGCCGATCTGGAGCAGCGCAAACAGGCGCTGCAGATTGCGGTGGAGCAGCTGGAGCGGCGCCAAGAGCGCATTCGCACAGAGATGCGGACGACATTTGCGGGCACCTCGCAGGACCTGGCGATTCGAATCCAGGGCTTCAAGGATTATTTGGTGGGCAGCTTGCAGGATCTGGCGGCGGCAGCGGAGCAGCTGCAGCTGGTGCGCGAAGCGCCGGAGCCGGAGATGAAGCCGGTCCGAGATGCGGAGCCAGCGGAGCTCGCCAAGCCCGATTTTGGTGAGCAGAGCTTCGAGGAGCAGACGCGCTTGATTCGGCGGATGCTGGATCAGTTTCGCGATCGCCCGGACTATTATGGGCCGCCGTGGCAGCTGCGGCGGACGTTTGAGCCGATCCATGCGGAGCGGGTGTCCAAGTGGTTTTTTGACCAAGGGGGGAAAGGTGCCCTCAAGAGCATGGGCAGCCGTCTGCAAAATATTTTGGTGGCCTCAGCCGCGATCGCGATTTTGCGGCGCATGTACGGCGATCGCCTCTGGCCCCTGGTGTTGGCCAACAGCCCCGAGCGCCTCGGCGAATGGCGGCGCGGTCTCCAGGACTGTCTGGGCATCACGCGGGCAGACTTTGGCCCGGATCAGGGCATTGTGCTGTTTGAGGCAGCGGAGCCCCTGGCCCTCAAGGCCGATCGCCTTGAGCAAGAGGGCGACCTGCCCCTGATCATCATCGACGACACCGAGAATCAAGTCAGCTTGTCTTTGCTCCAGTTCCCGCTGTGGCTAGCCTTTGCCCCCGATCCGACCTACTCGACTCCCTTTATCTAGATCCTGTTCTCTAGAAGGGATCGCCTCGGCGAGGGCTCTGTGCCGGATAATTGGGAGTGAAGAAGCGGCGCGATCGCAGGCCGCGGCATGACTTGATAGGAAAAGGCTGAATATGGTGCTTTGGCTGGTGTGGAGCGCAGCGCTGCTGCTGGGGGCGTACCTGCTGGGTTCGATCGCGACGGGTTATTGGCTGGGGTACGCGCTAAAGGGCATTGATATTCGCCAGCATGGCTCGGGATCGACCGGAGCAACCAACGTGCTGCGGACCCTCGGCAAGGGTCCAGCGATCGCCGTTTTGCTGATCGACATGCTGAAGGGTCTGCTGGCCGTGCTGCTGATCGGCCCTGGCCTGGTGTGGGCTTCGGAGCGCTTTTTGCCAGCGGGCGTGGTTGACTTTGCCTTGTGGAGCGACTGGCTGCGCGCCCTGGCCGGACTGGCAGCCCTGATCGGCCACAGCAAGTCCCCATGGATCGGCTTCACCGGCGGCAAATCCGTGGCGTCCAGCCTGGGGGTTTTGCTGGCGCTGCATTGGCCGGTTGCCCTGGGCACGCTGGGCGTTTTCGCGGCGGTTTTGTCCCTCTCCCAGATTGTTTCCCTCAGCTCCATTGTGGGGGCGATCGCCGTAACCGTGTTTATGATTGCGTTTCGGCAGCCTGTGCCCTATCTGCTATTTGCGATCGCGGGCGGGGTCTACGTGATCGTGCGTCACCGGACCAACATCCAGCGCCTAGTGGCAGGCACCGAACCCCGCATCGGCCAAAAATCCTCCCAAGGCCCGACTTAGGTCCGCTCCAGGGCGGGCGATCGCCCCAACAATTTCTTGCTAGAGTGAGTGCGACAGTTGAAACAGCGCTTTTGGTGGCTGCCGTCCAGGCGGGGCCGGTCCCTCCGGCACCAAACCGCTCCTTCTCGCACCCCGGTACCCTGAAGTTTTCGACCCATGAGTCAATGCTCTAGAGGTCTGTGAAGAGATTCTGACGATCCAAGGCAAGTCATCAAAACCGCTGTATTTCTGGGAATAGTCAGGATTCAACTGTATTTCCTCACAGCGAATCATCTCACGACGGTTTTATGACAAGCGTTGTTCACTCTCCCTACACGGATGCGCAGATCGCCGCTTGGCTGCGCGGGCTGCTCACGATCGCCTGGTCCGATGGCGATTTTGACTCCCATGAGCGAGATCTGATCGCCGCCATTACCCAAGATGAGCTAGCTCCCAAAGTTAGCATCGAAACTTTCGAGCCCATCGGGGCTCAGGACCTAGCCGCCGAGTTGGGACATGATCACCTCACTGCCGAGAACTTTGTGCGCACCGCCATCATGGTCGCTTTGGCAGATGGCGTGTACACGCTCCCCGAAGATAAGCTGCTTCAGGACTACTGCACCGCCCTCGATGTCCAGACTCTTGCCTTGCAGAGCCTGCGATCGACGCTTTACGACCCGAGCAGCCAGGCAGCACCCCGGGCGATCGCCCCTAGCATCAGCAGCCCCAAGGCCGGAGTTCCCAATCCGCTCCAGCCCATCCAGGAGTGGATGGACGGCCTCGAAGTGCACGATCCGCGAGTTGCCCGGTTTCTGTGCAAAATGATCCCGCCCCAGTGCCCTTTCGAGCGGGATATCGCCCTCTTTGGCCGCAAGATCGTGCACATCCCGCCCCTGTGCAAGCTCAACCCGCTCTATGAGCAGCTAGTGGGTCTGCGTTTTCGGGCGCTGTCCTATCTCGCTGATGACTGCGGCGAGGACATTACGCCCTACTGCTAACGCCCCTTCAAAGGGGGTTCGGCGGCGATCTGAGACCGCTCGCGAGGCATAAAGTCTTCGTATTTTGTTTGATCGAAGTGGTACACCGTGCGGATGGGGTACGGGATCACGATATTGGCGCGATCGCACGCCTGTTTGAGCGCGATCATGACCTGGGTACTGGTTCGCCGCACCACCACCTGCTGCGGCGTGGTCCAAAAACGCGCCATCAGGTCAACGGCGCTATCGCCAAAGGACACCACATCAATTTCAGGGGCTGGCTCTTCCAGGACGTCCTTGACGTTTTTGAGCGCTGAGAGCAGGGTCTCAATGGCCGTCGGCAGGGGCGTGTTGTAGTCCACCGAAATGGCCAGGTCGGTTCGCCGGTGCGGCAGCGCGGTGCGCACCTGCACCGGATTTGTAAACAGCAGCGAATTGGGCATGACCACGATTTCGCCGTCGTAGGTGCGAATGCGCGTCGCCCGAATCTTGATTTCTTCGACCGTACCTTCGTAGCTGTTGATCACAATCTGGTCGCCGATCCGGAAGGGCTGCTGCAGCAGCAAAAGAATCCCGGCCAGAAAGTTTTTGAAGATGTCCTGGAACGCAAAACCGATCGCGACAGAACCCAGTCCCAACAGGCCAATGATGTCCCCCAAACCCAACCCCGGGAAGGCCACCACGCAGGACGTCACGATCCCAACCACCCAGGCAGAAACATAGCTAATCTGGACCGCAAGCGATCGCAGCGATCGGTTTTGCAGGGCGCGATCGGCGGCCACTGCCACAACTTGGCGCACCGCTTTGGCGGCGTAGCTGGTGATTGCCAAGATTGTCAAGGCCATCAGAATAGACGGCAGCAAGCGGATTCCTTCACCGACCAAGCCTAGCAAGCTGGCTTGAATCTCTTGAATCAGCGGGTTAGACGGATTCATGCTGGAGCCCTCAAAATCTGCATAAAAAGAGCGTTGACGGAGCGCTCTTCGGTGAAGTCAGGCTTGGAGCGTCAAACGAGGCTCTCTAACCCTGACTTCACCGTTAATTTTCTCCGAACCCCTTCTAGAGTAAGGGACTCTCTCGGATCTAGCTGCGCAGGCTCACGCTGAACTTTTCGCTCAGCAGCTCCCGGACGCGCTGGTGCACTGGCTCCACGTCGGCCTCGGTCAGGGTGCGATCGCTCGCCCGGTACACCAGCCGGAATGCCA
This genomic stretch from Geitlerinema sp. PCC 7407 harbors:
- a CDS encoding Mo-dependent nitrogenase C-terminal domain-containing protein, encoding MTSVVHSPYTDAQIAAWLRGLLTIAWSDGDFDSHERDLIAAITQDELAPKVSIETFEPIGAQDLAAELGHDHLTAENFVRTAIMVALADGVYTLPEDKLLQDYCTALDVQTLALQSLRSTLYDPSSQAAPRAIAPSISSPKAGVPNPLQPIQEWMDGLEVHDPRVARFLCKMIPPQCPFERDIALFGRKIVHIPPLCKLNPLYEQLVGLRFRALSYLADDCGEDITPYC
- a CDS encoding rhodanese-like domain-containing protein, with amino-acid sequence MTFAALPAIDVATLATYLSDETSDRQFIDVREPQEIAIARLEGFENLPLSQYEAWASQIRDRFDADKETCVLCHHGVRSAQMCQWLLHQGFTNVKNITGGIDAYSAYVDPSVPRY
- a CDS encoding MlaE family lipid ABC transporter permease subunit, translated to MSQTSSRSSLGLWTQRLIAAIFLAGQVVLHLVQGRIHRRNTLEQMVLVGPDSLLIALVTATFVGAVFTIQVAREFINFGATSAVGGVLAVALLRELAPVLTAVVIAGRVGSAFAAEIGTMCVTEQIDALQMLRTDPVDYLVIPRVIACSLMLPLLTILCFITGMAGGMIVVTTIYDIPSRVFLDSARNFLAVWDLVSAMLKALVFGALIAVIGTSWGLTTTGGAKGVGQSTTTAVVTALLAIFISNFFLSWAMFRGLGNAVLNNL
- a CDS encoding pitrilysin family protein, which produces MNSLQIRIQAFLTAMNHVFSARQRRWLRRLGLSTLVALLLLVTASRSPAAAQTAKHYTELTFPALPDIQVPDYSQFQLRNGLTVYLMEDHELPLVSGEAYVRTGSRWEPANKVGLADLTAEVMRTSGTRSHSADELNQLLEQRSAFVETAIGEDFGTASFNTLSEDLDLVFGLFAEVLQEPVFAQEKLDLAKTQRRGGIARRNDDPDGIANREFQKLIYGRENPYARTVEYATLENIALTDLEQFYRQSFQPQNLILGISGDFDSREMRSLVEAKFGKWRSPSRAKLPPPPQINQAETGGVFFVNQPQLTQSYIYLGHLGGQFNDPDYPALSVMNSVLNGFGGRLFNEVRSRQGLAYSVFGFWSPRHNHPGIFIAGGQTRSEATVPFIRSVQSEIDRIRTAPVSDVELAYAKDSVLNSFVFNFESPEEILSRIMRYAYFDYPEDFIFRYKQQVEATTVEDVQRVAEKYLKPDQLVTLVVGKREDIQPTLESLDVPVETLDVTIPGAPTPSAS
- a CDS encoding DUF3086 domain-containing protein, which gives rise to MNSDAFPPSDSGQSIPSGADQPEGTPGQELAHGEVRELERRIADLRRQEERLRKEVADLQATYDRTLREQMVQAQMMMGQVVQEGLADLEQRKQALQIAVEQLERRQERIRTEMRTTFAGTSQDLAIRIQGFKDYLVGSLQDLAAAAEQLQLVREAPEPEMKPVRDAEPAELAKPDFGEQSFEEQTRLIRRMLDQFRDRPDYYGPPWQLRRTFEPIHAERVSKWFFDQGGKGALKSMGSRLQNILVASAAIAILRRMYGDRLWPLVLANSPERLGEWRRGLQDCLGITRADFGPDQGIVLFEAAEPLALKADRLEQEGDLPLIIIDDTENQVSLSLLQFPLWLAFAPDPTYSTPFI
- a CDS encoding DUF3119 family protein, with protein sequence MTVTNPVSSEKVTELAPSYRIPLTLIGAALPLAIAQPFAGVPVTLFGLFLLLQTVTLRLLFTETALDIYRSETLIRRFPYAEWQNWEIFWSKVPILFYFKEVKSIHFLPIIFDPKALRSCLETHCPRNSGS
- a CDS encoding pitrilysin family protein; protein product: MAVTRGLSCALIRFRHLPQPPASLTSQIHTVPHRGDRPWTGVFPGCTTLPAQDIEDPISAVGHPNWIGERLGQRGADSPRDRGRRDENSRNGLKLFILGSVLLVRISMSQSCHSASRPWAKAAQGGQWRFFFHFGQKAIALFLIVALSWGAGLAPAWARDASATQTPPSTQPYLDRVIDQITEFRLDNGLQFIVLERHQAPVVSFLTYADVGGANEPDGKTGVAHFLEHLAFKGTQRIGTRNYEAEAKLLDRLDEIHQQIETAEAAGQAERVTQLKAQFDELKKEASSYVVQNEYGQIVEQAGGVGLNATTSTDATRYFYSFPSNKLELWMSLESERFLEPVFREFYEEQEVILEERRLRTDNSPIGQMIEALLDTAYTTHPYKRPVIGYSEDIRNLEREDVRAFFDTYYVPSNLTIAVVGDVDPATVKQLAETYFGRYPKRPAPPKLTVVEPPQQEPREVTLELASQPWYLEAYHRPAIDHPDNVIYQMIGSILSDGRTSRLYKSLVETQQLALTAQGFSGFPGDKYPNLMLFYALTAPNHTVDEVASALQSEIERLKSEPVSQMELERVKNQARAGLLRSLDSNMGMAMSLVEYEVKTGSWQNLFKDLDAIAAVTAEDIQRVAQATFSPENRTIGRILPTAPPEGDSAPSGDAS
- a CDS encoding mechanosensitive ion channel family protein, which encodes MNPSNPLIQEIQASLLGLVGEGIRLLPSILMALTILAITSYAAKAVRQVVAVAADRALQNRSLRSLAVQISYVSAWVVGIVTSCVVAFPGLGLGDIIGLLGLGSVAIGFAFQDIFKNFLAGILLLLQQPFRIGDQIVINSYEGTVEEIKIRATRIRTYDGEIVVMPNSLLFTNPVQVRTALPHRRTDLAISVDYNTPLPTAIETLLSALKNVKDVLEEPAPEIDVVSFGDSAVDLMARFWTTPQQVVVRRTSTQVMIALKQACDRANIVIPYPIRTVYHFDQTKYEDFMPRERSQIAAEPPLKGR
- the plsY gene encoding glycerol-3-phosphate 1-O-acyltransferase PlsY, translated to MVLWLVWSAALLLGAYLLGSIATGYWLGYALKGIDIRQHGSGSTGATNVLRTLGKGPAIAVLLIDMLKGLLAVLLIGPGLVWASERFLPAGVVDFALWSDWLRALAGLAALIGHSKSPWIGFTGGKSVASSLGVLLALHWPVALGTLGVFAAVLSLSQIVSLSSIVGAIAVTVFMIAFRQPVPYLLFAIAGGVYVIVRHRTNIQRLVAGTEPRIGQKSSQGPT